From Coturnix japonica isolate 7356 chromosome 1, Coturnix japonica 2.1, whole genome shotgun sequence, the proteins below share one genomic window:
- the TCF20 gene encoding transcription factor 20 isoform X2: protein MQSFREQSSYHGNQQSYPQEVHGSSRLEEFSPRQQAQMFQSFGGGTSSGRRGAAGASTAMPGESSGHQSYQGFRKEAGEFYYMATNKDPVASGGQQPPQRRPSGPVQSYGPPQGSSFGSQYGSEGHVGQFQTQHSTLGGVSHYQQDYTGPFSPGSAQYQQQASSQQQQQVQQLRQQIYQSHQPLPQASSQSASSTSHLQPMQRPSTLPSSASGYQLRVGQYSQHYQPPSSSSSSSFPSPQRFGQSGQNYDGSYSVNSGSQYEGHAVGSSAQAYGSQSNYNFQTQPMKSFEQSKLPQSGQQGQQQQHPPQHVMQYSNAASKLSLQSQVGQYSQTEVPVRSPMQFHQNFSPISNPSPAASVVQSPSCSSTPSPLMPGGENLQCGQGNMSMGSRNRILQMMPQLSPTPSMMPSPNAHAGGFKGFGLEGLQEKRLTDPGLSSLSALSSQVANLPNTVQHMLLSDALAPQKKSSKRSSSSKKADSCTNSEGSSQAEEQLKSPLAESLDGGCSSSSEDHGERVRQLSGQSTSSDTTYKGGNLERSNSSPAQGSQSEPSKLSTSPAAREDVASPDGKEAVVAVENAPKVNEKAVGVIVSREAMAGRVEKSGGQEKPAQDDVSTATQTPVSASGAKEAGHAGPQPEAQGGAKGSKSGDNTNHNGEGNSQPSNAVVGSNFPVRTEPSKSPGSLRYSYKDNIAAGIQRNVGGFPQYPSGQEKGDFPGHSERKGRNEKFPSLLQEVLQGYHHHPDRRYSRNAQEHSGMAGSLEGAMRPNILISQANELTNRGLLNKSMGSLLEGPHWGPWDRKSSSAAPDMKQINLADYPIARKFEMESQSSHEGGALSERRSVICDISPLRQLVRDPGPHPMGHMGPEGRSGRSERLAPGLSQSVILPGGLVSMETKMKAHSGQIKEEEFEQSKSSVSLNNKKTGDHCHSAGIKHESFRGNASPGAAVSDSAPDYIPQQESRSTQLRRAPGRTGSSRGKSPSQFQDLADKLKMSPGRSRGPGADLHHMNPHMTLSERVNRGSLHSGYPQNSEGSSLAAAYHANARPHPFGDPNQSLNSQYHYKRQLYQQQQEEYKDWASSAAQGVIAAAQHRQEGARKSPRQQQFLDRVRSPLKNDKDGMMYLQGSSYHDTGSQDPGRCIMGSDSVQGKCTDLKHGSQKLQPHESGWDLSRQTSPAKSSGPLGAANQKRFCPQESDGHRREESTDLPKPSNAMLRLPGHEDQSPQNPLIMRRRVRSFISPIPTKRQPQDMKNSGSEDKGRMMTSTKEGADKTYNSYAHSSLSQDVGKPVAKGDSFKDLPSPDGRNCPPVSLTSPAKTKILPPRKGRGLKLEAIVQKITSPNIRRSVSTNSAETGADTVTLDDILSLKSGPEGGSVSAHGPEAEKRKGEMLSDQAGSASQDAASEITLARSSEEWQGNEDDKTKKDSPETASVGKEGTGSSAAPPPQKSGGQGRSDGSISGAGTLTFPDSKTISPSNAFTSEPNPKSEEKDGDVTNISPKPDGFPPKGYFPSGKKKGRPIGSVNKQKKQQQQQQQQLPPPPPPPPVPSQSSEGAAGGEPKPKRQRRERRKPAAQPRKRKPRRAAPIVEPQEPEIKLKYATQAVDKTDSKNKSFFPYIHVVNKCELGAVCTIINAEEEEQNKLVRGRKGQRSSTPPPSNVESKVLPTSTFMLQGPVVTESSVLGHLVCCLCGKWASYRNMGDLFGPFYPQDYAATLPKNPPPKRATEMQSKVKVRHKSASNGSKTDTEEEEEQQQQKEQRSLAAHPRFKRRHRSEDCSGASRSLSRGASCKKATTEGGSGGEKTPSDSKPSMPTSEGGTELELQIPELPLDSNEFWVHEGCILWANGIYLVCGRLYGLQEAVEIAREMKCSHCQEPGATLGCYNKGCSFRYHYPCAIDADCLLNEENFSVRCPKHKVRLLR from the coding sequence ATGCAGTCCTTTCGGGAGCAAAGTAGTTACCACGGAAACCAGCAGAGCTACCCGCAGGAAGTGCACGGCTCGTCCCGACTGGAGGAGTTCAGCCCGCGCCAGCAGGCCCAGATGTTCCAGAGCTTCGGAGGAGGTACTAGCAGTGGACGTCgtggagcagcaggagcctcTACAGCGATGCCTGGTGAGAGCTCTGGCCATCAGAGCTACCAAGgtttcagaaaagaagcaggAGAGTTTTACTATATGGCTACCAACAAAGATCCAGTGGCGTCAGGAGGGCAGCAGCCGCCTCAGCGCAGGCCTTCTGGACCGGTACAGAGCTATGGGCCCCCTCAAGGGAGTAGCTTTGGGAGTCAGTATGGGAGTGAGGGACACGTGGGCCAATTTCAAACACAGCATTCGACCCTTGGGGGCGTATCCCACTATCAGCAGGATTATACTGGTCCTTTCTCTCCAGGGAGTGCTCAGTATCAGCAGCAGGCTTCtagccagcagcagcagcaggtacaACAGCTGAGACAGCAGATCTATCAGTCTCATCAGCCTTTACCCCAGGCTTCCAGCCAGTCTGCTTCTAGCACCTCGCACTTGCAGCCAATGCAGCGTCCATCCACCctgccttcctctgcttctgggTACCAGTTACGAGTGGGTCAGTACAGCCAACACTATCAGCCACCTTCGTCGTCCTCGTCctcctctttcccctccccacagcGTTTTGGCCAGTCAGGACAGAATTATGATGGAAGCTACAGCGTGAATTCTGGGTCACAGTATGAAGGCCATGCCGTGGGTTCCAGTGCACAGGCATATGGGTCCCAGTCAAACTACAACTTTCAGACTCAACCAATGAAAAGCTTTGAGCAGTCTAAGCTGCCCCAAAGTGggcagcaggggcagcagcagcagcacccaccccaGCATGTAATGCAGTATTCAAATGCTGCCTCCAAGCTCTCTCTTCAAAGTCAAGTGGGACAGTACAGCCAGACTGAAGTTCCTGTAAGGTCACCGATGCAGTTTCACCAAAACTTCAGTCCAATCTCTAATCCATCTCCTGCTGCATCTGTGGTTCAGTCTCCGAGCTGCAGCTCCACCCCTTCTCCTCTCATGCCAGGTGGAGAAAATCTCCAGTGTGGGCAAGGCAACATGTCCATGGGTTCTAGAAACCGAATCCTGCAGATGATGCCTCAGCTTAGTCCTACACCATCTATGATGCCAAGTCCCAATGCTCATGCAGGGGGATTCAAGgggtttgggctggaaggacTGCAGGAAAAAAGGCTCACAGATCCAGGGCTGAGTAGTCTGAGTGCTCTAAGTTCTCAAGTGGCCAATCTGCCCAACACAGTCCAGCACATGTTGCTTTCAGATGCCTTGGCACCTCAGAAAAAAAGTTCCAAAAGGTCATCCTCTTCAAAGAAGGCTGACAGCTGCACAAATTCAGAAGGCTCTTCccaggcagaggagcagctcaAGTCCCCCCTGGCAGAGTCCCTTGATGGTGGCTGTTCCAGTAGTTCAGAGGATCATGGGGAAAGGGTGAGACAGCTGAGTGGCCAGAGTACAAGCTCAGACACTACCTACAAGGGAGGTAACTTAGAAAGATCTAACTCCTCACCAGCACAAGGCTCCCAAAGTGAGCCCTCAAAACtcagcaccagccctgcagctAGGGAAGATGTGGCCTCCCCTGATGGGAAGGAAGCTGTGGTGGCAGTGGAAAATGCCCCCAAAGTGAATGAAAAGGCAGTTGGAGTGATTGTCTCCCGGGAGGCTATGGCAGGTAGAGTAGAAAAGTCAGGTGGACAAGAGAAACCTGCACAAGATGATGTTTCCACAGCCACTCAGACACCAGTTAGTGCTAGTGGAGCGAAGGAAGCTGGCCATGCAGGGCCACAGCCAGAAGCTCAAGGAGGTGCTAAGGGGAGCAAAAGCGGAGATAACACTAACCACAATGGAGAGGGAAACAGTCAGCCCAGCAATGCAGTTGTTGGGTCAAATTTTCCTGTGAGAACAGAACCTTCCAAATCTCCTGGCAGTTTAAGATACAGTTACAAAGATAACATAGCAGCTGGCATACAGAGAAACGTTGGTGGTTTTCCACAGTATCCTTCTGGTCAAGAAAAAGGGGATTTTCCAGGACACAGTGAGCGCAAAGGTAGGAATGAGAAGTTTCCTAGCCTCCTACAGGAGGTCTTACAGGGTTACCACCATCATCCAGACAGGAGGTATTCTAGGAATGCGCAGGAACATTCTGGGATGGCTGGGAGTTTGGAGGGAGCCATGAGGCCCAATATTTTAATTAGTCAAGCCAATGAATTGACAAATAGAGGCCTCTTAAATAAAAGTATGGGGTCTCTCCTGGAGGGCCCTCATTGGGGCCCCTGGGACAGGAAGTCCAGCAGCGCAGCCCCTGACATGAAGCAGATAAATTTAGCTGATTACCCTATTGCTAGAAAGTTTGAGATGGAGTCTCAGTCTTCTCATGAAGGGGGAGCACTCTCAGAGAGGAGATCAGTGATCTGTGACATATCTCCATTAAGGCAACTTGTCAGAGATCCTGGTCCTCACCCAATGGGGCACATGGGTCCTGAGGGCAGAAGTGGAAGGAGTGAGCGTCTTGCCCCTGGCTTAAGCCAGTCAGTAATACTCCCTGGTGGTTTAGTATCCATGGAAACAAAGATGAAAGCTCACAGTGggcaaataaaagaagaagagttTGAACAGTCAAAGAGCTCAGTTAGtcttaataataaaaagacagGAGACCATTGTCATTCTGCTGGCATCAAGCATGAGTCTTTCCGAGGCAATGCTAGCCCTGGAGCTGCGGTCTCCGATTCTGCTCCAGACTACATTCCCCAGCAGGAGAGCAGATCAACACAGCTGAGACGAGCACCTGGCAGAACTGGAAGCAGCAGGGGTAAATCACCTTCTCAATTTCAGGATCTCGCTGATAAGCTGAAAATGTCACCGGGCAGAAGCAGAGGCCCAGGAGCAGATCTGCATCACATGAACCCACACATGACGCTATCTGAAAGAGTTAACAGGGGTTCCTTGCATTCTGGCTACCCTCAGAACTCAGAAGGCTCATCTTTGGCTGCAGCGTATCATGCAAATGCTAGGCCTCATCCTTTTGGTGACCCTAACCAGAGTTTAAATTCCCAATATCATTACAAGAGACAGCTATACCAGCAACAGCAAGAAGAATACAAAGATTGGGCAAGCAGCGCTGCTCAGGGTGTgattgctgcagctcagcacaggcaGGAAGGAGCCAGGAAGAGCCCAAGACAACAGCAGTTTTTGGACAGAGTAAGGAGTCCCTTGAAAAATGATAAGGATGGAATGATGTACCTTCAGGGTAGTTCTTACCACGATACTGGAAGCCAGGATCCTGGGCGCTGCATTATGGGAAGCGACAGTGTGCAGGGCAAGTGCACCGACCTGAAACACGGTAGCCAGAAACTGCAGCCACACGAATCTGGTTGGGACCTCTCTCGGCAGACTTCACCTGCCAAAAGCAGTGGCCCTCTTGGAGCAGCCAACCAAAAAAGATTTTGCCCCCAAGAAAGCGATGGGCACAGACGAGAGGAATCTACGGATTTGCCCAAGCCTAGCAATGCCATGCTCAGGCTCCCTGGCCACGAAGACCAGTCTCCTCAAAATCCCTTAATTATGAGGAGGAGAGTCCGTTCTTTCATCTCTCCTATTCCTACCAAAAGACAGCCACAGGATATGAAGAACAGCGGCAGCGAAGATAAAGGGCGAATGATGACGTCAACAAAAGAAGGAGCTGATAAGACATACAACTCCTATGCCCATTCATCTCTAAGCCAAGATGTTGGCAAACCAGTTGCAAAGGGAGATTCCTTCAAGGATCTGCCAAGTCCTGATGGTAGGAACTGTCCTCCTGTTTCCCTCACGAGCCCGGCTAAGACCAAAATATTGCCCCCAAGAAAGGGGCGAGGATTAAAACTGGAAGCAATTGTTCAAAAAATCACATCTCCTAATATTCGGAGAAGTGTTTCCACCAACAGTGCTGAAACTGGTGCAGATACCGTCACTCTTGATGACATCCTGTCCCTTAAGAGTGGACCTGAGGGAGGAAGCGTGTCTGCACATGGGCCAGAGgctgagaagagaaaaggagagatgtTGTCAGATCAAGCAGGGTCAGCAAGCCAGGACGCAGCTAGTGAAATAACTCTTGCGCGATCCTCAGAAGAGTGGCAAGGCAACGAGGATGATAAAACCAAGAAAGACAGCCCTGAAACTGCCAGTGTTGGTAAAGAAGGGACAGGATCCAGTGCAGCACCACCTCCTCAGAAGTCAGGTGGTCAGGGGAGGTCTGATGGATCCATAAGCGGAGCTGGAACTTTGACCTTTCCAGACTCAAAAACAATTTCCCCTTCCAATGCGTTTACTTCTGAACCAAACCCAAAGTCTGAGGAAAAAGATGGAGATGTGACAAACATTTCACCCAAGCCAGATGGCTTCCCTCCAAAGGgatattttccttctggaaagaaaaaggggagaCCAATTGGGAGTGTGAACAAGcaaaagaagcaacaacaacagcagcagcagcaactgcCACCAcccccaccacctccacctGTACCTTCGCAGTCTTCAGAaggggctgctggtggtgagCCAAAACCTAAGAGGCAAAGGAGGGAGAGGCGaaaacctgcagcacagccacggAAGCGGAAGCCTAGACGGGCCGCTCCAATTGTGGAGCCTCAAGAGCCAGAAATCAAGCTCAAATATGCTACCCAGGCTGTGGATAAAACTGACTCCAAGAATAAATCCTTTTTCCCTTACATTCATGTGGTAAACAAGTGTGAATTAGGAGCTGTGTGCACAATCATTAATGcggaggaagaggagcagaacAAATTGGTGAGGGGTCGGAAAGGACAAAGGTCTTCAACACCCCCTCCTAGCAATGTGGAGAGCAAAGTGCTGCCCACCTCAACTTTCATGCTGCAGGGCCCTGTAGTAACAGAGTCTTCTGTCTTGGGGCATCTGGTTTGCTGCCTGTGTGGCAAATGGGCCAGCTATCGTAACATGGGTGACCTCTTTGGTCCTTTCTACCCCCAGGATTACGCAGCCACCTTGCCCAAGAACCCACCTCCAaagagggccacagaaatgcagagcaaGGTCAAGGTACGGCACAAAAGTGCTTCTAATGGTTCCAAGACAGAtacagaggaggaggaggaacagcaacaacagaaggaacaaagaaGCCTCGCTGCTCATCCCCGCTTTAAGAGGCGGCACCGCTCTGAGGACTGTAGTGGAGCCTCTCGGTCACTTTCAAGGGGAGCTTCTTGTAAAAAAGCAACCACTGAAGGTGGCAGTGGTGGTGAAAAGACTCCTTCGGACTCAAAGCCCTCTATGCCCACTTCGGAAGGTGGCACTGAGCTGGAGTTACAAATTCCTGAACTACCTCTTGACAGCAATGAATTTTGGGTCCATGAGGGTTGTATTCTCTGGGCCAATGGGATCTACCTGGTCTGTGGCAGGCTCTatgggctgcaggaagctgtGGAGATTGCAAGAGAGATG
- the TCF20 gene encoding transcription factor 20 isoform X1 — protein MQSFREQSSYHGNQQSYPQEVHGSSRLEEFSPRQQAQMFQSFGGGTSSGRRGAAGASTAMPGESSGHQSYQGFRKEAGEFYYMATNKDPVASGGQQPPQRRPSGPVQSYGPPQGSSFGSQYGSEGHVGQFQTQHSTLGGVSHYQQDYTGPFSPGSAQYQQQASSQQQQQVQQLRQQIYQSHQPLPQASSQSASSTSHLQPMQRPSTLPSSASGYQLRVGQYSQHYQPPSSSSSSSFPSPQRFGQSGQNYDGSYSVNSGSQYEGHAVGSSAQAYGSQSNYNFQTQPMKSFEQSKLPQSGQQGQQQQHPPQHVMQYSNAASKLSLQSQVGQYSQTEVPVRSPMQFHQNFSPISNPSPAASVVQSPSCSSTPSPLMPGGENLQCGQGNMSMGSRNRILQMMPQLSPTPSMMPSPNAHAGGFKGFGLEGLQEKRLTDPGLSSLSALSSQVANLPNTVQHMLLSDALAPQKKSSKRSSSSKKADSCTNSEGSSQAEEQLKSPLAESLDGGCSSSSEDHGERVRQLSGQSTSSDTTYKGGNLERSNSSPAQGSQSEPSKLSTSPAAREDVASPDGKEAVVAVENAPKVNEKAVGVIVSREAMAGRVEKSGGQEKPAQDDVSTATQTPVSASGAKEAGHAGPQPEAQGGAKGSKSGDNTNHNGEGNSQPSNAVVGSNFPVRTEPSKSPGSLRYSYKDNIAAGIQRNVGGFPQYPSGQEKGDFPGHSERKGRNEKFPSLLQEVLQGYHHHPDRRYSRNAQEHSGMAGSLEGAMRPNILISQANELTNRGLLNKSMGSLLEGPHWGPWDRKSSSAAPDMKQINLADYPIARKFEMESQSSHEGGALSERRSVICDISPLRQLVRDPGPHPMGHMGPEGRSGRSERLAPGLSQSVILPGGLVSMETKMKAHSGQIKEEEFEQSKSSVSLNNKKTGDHCHSAGIKHESFRGNASPGAAVSDSAPDYIPQQESRSTQLRRAPGRTGSSRGKSPSQFQDLADKLKMSPGRSRGPGADLHHMNPHMTLSERVNRGSLHSGYPQNSEGSSLAAAYHANARPHPFGDPNQSLNSQYHYKRQLYQQQQEEYKDWASSAAQGVIAAAQHRQEGARKSPRQQQFLDRVRSPLKNDKDGMMYLQGSSYHDTGSQDPGRCIMGSDSVQGKCTDLKHGSQKLQPHESGWDLSRQTSPAKSSGPLGAANQKRFCPQESDGHRREESTDLPKPSNAMLRLPGHEDQSPQNPLIMRRRVRSFISPIPTKRQPQDMKNSGSEDKGRMMTSTKEGADKTYNSYAHSSLSQDVGKPVAKGDSFKDLPSPDGRNCPPVSLTSPAKTKILPPRKGRGLKLEAIVQKITSPNIRRSVSTNSAETGADTVTLDDILSLKSGPEGGSVSAHGPEAEKRKGEMLSDQAGSASQDAASEITLARSSEEWQGNEDDKTKKDSPETASVGKEGTGSSAAPPPQKSGGQGRSDGSISGAGTLTFPDSKTISPSNAFTSEPNPKSEEKDGDVTNISPKPDGFPPKGYFPSGKKKGRPIGSVNKQKKQQQQQQQQLPPPPPPPPVPSQSSEGAAGGEPKPKRQRRERRKPAAQPRKRKPRRAAPIVEPQEPEIKLKYATQAVDKTDSKNKSFFPYIHVVNKCELGAVCTIINAEEEEQNKLVRGRKGQRSSTPPPSNVESKVLPTSTFMLQGPVVTESSVLGHLVCCLCGKWASYRNMGDLFGPFYPQDYAATLPKNPPPKRATEMQSKVKVRHKSASNGSKTDTEEEEEQQQQKEQRSLAAHPRFKRRHRSEDCSGASRSLSRGASCKKATTEGGSGGEKTPSDSKPSMPTSEGGTELELQIPELPLDSNEFWVHEGCILWANGIYLVCGRLYGLQEAVEIAREMKCSHCQEPGATLGCYNKGCSFRYHYPCAIDADCLLNEENFSVRCPKHKNKMVKGSLSTEQSERG, from the coding sequence ATGCAGTCCTTTCGGGAGCAAAGTAGTTACCACGGAAACCAGCAGAGCTACCCGCAGGAAGTGCACGGCTCGTCCCGACTGGAGGAGTTCAGCCCGCGCCAGCAGGCCCAGATGTTCCAGAGCTTCGGAGGAGGTACTAGCAGTGGACGTCgtggagcagcaggagcctcTACAGCGATGCCTGGTGAGAGCTCTGGCCATCAGAGCTACCAAGgtttcagaaaagaagcaggAGAGTTTTACTATATGGCTACCAACAAAGATCCAGTGGCGTCAGGAGGGCAGCAGCCGCCTCAGCGCAGGCCTTCTGGACCGGTACAGAGCTATGGGCCCCCTCAAGGGAGTAGCTTTGGGAGTCAGTATGGGAGTGAGGGACACGTGGGCCAATTTCAAACACAGCATTCGACCCTTGGGGGCGTATCCCACTATCAGCAGGATTATACTGGTCCTTTCTCTCCAGGGAGTGCTCAGTATCAGCAGCAGGCTTCtagccagcagcagcagcaggtacaACAGCTGAGACAGCAGATCTATCAGTCTCATCAGCCTTTACCCCAGGCTTCCAGCCAGTCTGCTTCTAGCACCTCGCACTTGCAGCCAATGCAGCGTCCATCCACCctgccttcctctgcttctgggTACCAGTTACGAGTGGGTCAGTACAGCCAACACTATCAGCCACCTTCGTCGTCCTCGTCctcctctttcccctccccacagcGTTTTGGCCAGTCAGGACAGAATTATGATGGAAGCTACAGCGTGAATTCTGGGTCACAGTATGAAGGCCATGCCGTGGGTTCCAGTGCACAGGCATATGGGTCCCAGTCAAACTACAACTTTCAGACTCAACCAATGAAAAGCTTTGAGCAGTCTAAGCTGCCCCAAAGTGggcagcaggggcagcagcagcagcacccaccccaGCATGTAATGCAGTATTCAAATGCTGCCTCCAAGCTCTCTCTTCAAAGTCAAGTGGGACAGTACAGCCAGACTGAAGTTCCTGTAAGGTCACCGATGCAGTTTCACCAAAACTTCAGTCCAATCTCTAATCCATCTCCTGCTGCATCTGTGGTTCAGTCTCCGAGCTGCAGCTCCACCCCTTCTCCTCTCATGCCAGGTGGAGAAAATCTCCAGTGTGGGCAAGGCAACATGTCCATGGGTTCTAGAAACCGAATCCTGCAGATGATGCCTCAGCTTAGTCCTACACCATCTATGATGCCAAGTCCCAATGCTCATGCAGGGGGATTCAAGgggtttgggctggaaggacTGCAGGAAAAAAGGCTCACAGATCCAGGGCTGAGTAGTCTGAGTGCTCTAAGTTCTCAAGTGGCCAATCTGCCCAACACAGTCCAGCACATGTTGCTTTCAGATGCCTTGGCACCTCAGAAAAAAAGTTCCAAAAGGTCATCCTCTTCAAAGAAGGCTGACAGCTGCACAAATTCAGAAGGCTCTTCccaggcagaggagcagctcaAGTCCCCCCTGGCAGAGTCCCTTGATGGTGGCTGTTCCAGTAGTTCAGAGGATCATGGGGAAAGGGTGAGACAGCTGAGTGGCCAGAGTACAAGCTCAGACACTACCTACAAGGGAGGTAACTTAGAAAGATCTAACTCCTCACCAGCACAAGGCTCCCAAAGTGAGCCCTCAAAACtcagcaccagccctgcagctAGGGAAGATGTGGCCTCCCCTGATGGGAAGGAAGCTGTGGTGGCAGTGGAAAATGCCCCCAAAGTGAATGAAAAGGCAGTTGGAGTGATTGTCTCCCGGGAGGCTATGGCAGGTAGAGTAGAAAAGTCAGGTGGACAAGAGAAACCTGCACAAGATGATGTTTCCACAGCCACTCAGACACCAGTTAGTGCTAGTGGAGCGAAGGAAGCTGGCCATGCAGGGCCACAGCCAGAAGCTCAAGGAGGTGCTAAGGGGAGCAAAAGCGGAGATAACACTAACCACAATGGAGAGGGAAACAGTCAGCCCAGCAATGCAGTTGTTGGGTCAAATTTTCCTGTGAGAACAGAACCTTCCAAATCTCCTGGCAGTTTAAGATACAGTTACAAAGATAACATAGCAGCTGGCATACAGAGAAACGTTGGTGGTTTTCCACAGTATCCTTCTGGTCAAGAAAAAGGGGATTTTCCAGGACACAGTGAGCGCAAAGGTAGGAATGAGAAGTTTCCTAGCCTCCTACAGGAGGTCTTACAGGGTTACCACCATCATCCAGACAGGAGGTATTCTAGGAATGCGCAGGAACATTCTGGGATGGCTGGGAGTTTGGAGGGAGCCATGAGGCCCAATATTTTAATTAGTCAAGCCAATGAATTGACAAATAGAGGCCTCTTAAATAAAAGTATGGGGTCTCTCCTGGAGGGCCCTCATTGGGGCCCCTGGGACAGGAAGTCCAGCAGCGCAGCCCCTGACATGAAGCAGATAAATTTAGCTGATTACCCTATTGCTAGAAAGTTTGAGATGGAGTCTCAGTCTTCTCATGAAGGGGGAGCACTCTCAGAGAGGAGATCAGTGATCTGTGACATATCTCCATTAAGGCAACTTGTCAGAGATCCTGGTCCTCACCCAATGGGGCACATGGGTCCTGAGGGCAGAAGTGGAAGGAGTGAGCGTCTTGCCCCTGGCTTAAGCCAGTCAGTAATACTCCCTGGTGGTTTAGTATCCATGGAAACAAAGATGAAAGCTCACAGTGggcaaataaaagaagaagagttTGAACAGTCAAAGAGCTCAGTTAGtcttaataataaaaagacagGAGACCATTGTCATTCTGCTGGCATCAAGCATGAGTCTTTCCGAGGCAATGCTAGCCCTGGAGCTGCGGTCTCCGATTCTGCTCCAGACTACATTCCCCAGCAGGAGAGCAGATCAACACAGCTGAGACGAGCACCTGGCAGAACTGGAAGCAGCAGGGGTAAATCACCTTCTCAATTTCAGGATCTCGCTGATAAGCTGAAAATGTCACCGGGCAGAAGCAGAGGCCCAGGAGCAGATCTGCATCACATGAACCCACACATGACGCTATCTGAAAGAGTTAACAGGGGTTCCTTGCATTCTGGCTACCCTCAGAACTCAGAAGGCTCATCTTTGGCTGCAGCGTATCATGCAAATGCTAGGCCTCATCCTTTTGGTGACCCTAACCAGAGTTTAAATTCCCAATATCATTACAAGAGACAGCTATACCAGCAACAGCAAGAAGAATACAAAGATTGGGCAAGCAGCGCTGCTCAGGGTGTgattgctgcagctcagcacaggcaGGAAGGAGCCAGGAAGAGCCCAAGACAACAGCAGTTTTTGGACAGAGTAAGGAGTCCCTTGAAAAATGATAAGGATGGAATGATGTACCTTCAGGGTAGTTCTTACCACGATACTGGAAGCCAGGATCCTGGGCGCTGCATTATGGGAAGCGACAGTGTGCAGGGCAAGTGCACCGACCTGAAACACGGTAGCCAGAAACTGCAGCCACACGAATCTGGTTGGGACCTCTCTCGGCAGACTTCACCTGCCAAAAGCAGTGGCCCTCTTGGAGCAGCCAACCAAAAAAGATTTTGCCCCCAAGAAAGCGATGGGCACAGACGAGAGGAATCTACGGATTTGCCCAAGCCTAGCAATGCCATGCTCAGGCTCCCTGGCCACGAAGACCAGTCTCCTCAAAATCCCTTAATTATGAGGAGGAGAGTCCGTTCTTTCATCTCTCCTATTCCTACCAAAAGACAGCCACAGGATATGAAGAACAGCGGCAGCGAAGATAAAGGGCGAATGATGACGTCAACAAAAGAAGGAGCTGATAAGACATACAACTCCTATGCCCATTCATCTCTAAGCCAAGATGTTGGCAAACCAGTTGCAAAGGGAGATTCCTTCAAGGATCTGCCAAGTCCTGATGGTAGGAACTGTCCTCCTGTTTCCCTCACGAGCCCGGCTAAGACCAAAATATTGCCCCCAAGAAAGGGGCGAGGATTAAAACTGGAAGCAATTGTTCAAAAAATCACATCTCCTAATATTCGGAGAAGTGTTTCCACCAACAGTGCTGAAACTGGTGCAGATACCGTCACTCTTGATGACATCCTGTCCCTTAAGAGTGGACCTGAGGGAGGAAGCGTGTCTGCACATGGGCCAGAGgctgagaagagaaaaggagagatgtTGTCAGATCAAGCAGGGTCAGCAAGCCAGGACGCAGCTAGTGAAATAACTCTTGCGCGATCCTCAGAAGAGTGGCAAGGCAACGAGGATGATAAAACCAAGAAAGACAGCCCTGAAACTGCCAGTGTTGGTAAAGAAGGGACAGGATCCAGTGCAGCACCACCTCCTCAGAAGTCAGGTGGTCAGGGGAGGTCTGATGGATCCATAAGCGGAGCTGGAACTTTGACCTTTCCAGACTCAAAAACAATTTCCCCTTCCAATGCGTTTACTTCTGAACCAAACCCAAAGTCTGAGGAAAAAGATGGAGATGTGACAAACATTTCACCCAAGCCAGATGGCTTCCCTCCAAAGGgatattttccttctggaaagaaaaaggggagaCCAATTGGGAGTGTGAACAAGcaaaagaagcaacaacaacagcagcagcagcaactgcCACCAcccccaccacctccacctGTACCTTCGCAGTCTTCAGAaggggctgctggtggtgagCCAAAACCTAAGAGGCAAAGGAGGGAGAGGCGaaaacctgcagcacagccacggAAGCGGAAGCCTAGACGGGCCGCTCCAATTGTGGAGCCTCAAGAGCCAGAAATCAAGCTCAAATATGCTACCCAGGCTGTGGATAAAACTGACTCCAAGAATAAATCCTTTTTCCCTTACATTCATGTGGTAAACAAGTGTGAATTAGGAGCTGTGTGCACAATCATTAATGcggaggaagaggagcagaacAAATTGGTGAGGGGTCGGAAAGGACAAAGGTCTTCAACACCCCCTCCTAGCAATGTGGAGAGCAAAGTGCTGCCCACCTCAACTTTCATGCTGCAGGGCCCTGTAGTAACAGAGTCTTCTGTCTTGGGGCATCTGGTTTGCTGCCTGTGTGGCAAATGGGCCAGCTATCGTAACATGGGTGACCTCTTTGGTCCTTTCTACCCCCAGGATTACGCAGCCACCTTGCCCAAGAACCCACCTCCAaagagggccacagaaatgcagagcaaGGTCAAGGTACGGCACAAAAGTGCTTCTAATGGTTCCAAGACAGAtacagaggaggaggaggaacagcaacaacagaaggaacaaagaaGCCTCGCTGCTCATCCCCGCTTTAAGAGGCGGCACCGCTCTGAGGACTGTAGTGGAGCCTCTCGGTCACTTTCAAGGGGAGCTTCTTGTAAAAAAGCAACCACTGAAGGTGGCAGTGGTGGTGAAAAGACTCCTTCGGACTCAAAGCCCTCTATGCCCACTTCGGAAGGTGGCACTGAGCTGGAGTTACAAATTCCTGAACTACCTCTTGACAGCAATGAATTTTGGGTCCATGAGGGTTGTATTCTCTGGGCCAATGGGATCTACCTGGTCTGTGGCAGGCTCTatgggctgcaggaagctgtGGAGATTGCAAGAGAGATG